One window from the genome of Sphingomonas lacunae encodes:
- a CDS encoding ribonuclease R family protein: MPRKLKPGLPTREDILRFIESSREPAGKREIAKAFAIRGPDKVLLKALLKDMADEGLIDIGPGRAFHKYGGLPKVTVLRVADADGGSVFAVPERWEADGPPPRVRVVERGKRSALGVGDRILARIEEAGQGHVAHPIRRLEKVEEEIIGVLAADTGPGGKPMLWLRSVDKRNRREWPVHEAGGAQAGDLVLATLGGKAPRQNARVTERLADPFAPRALSLIAIHKYGLPHIFGEEVISEAERVAKLSLEDPRREDLTHLPIVAIDPRDARDHDDAIWAEPDADPVNAGGYRAVVAIADVSFYVRPGGALDKEARKRGNSVYFPDQVVPMLPHVLSSGVCSLKQDQDRAALACHLTIDKKGKVTGWRFSRARVRLTANIAYEDAQAMIDRGDAPQHLTQLWAAWRLLAKARATRSPLELDLPERQVMLDDKGRISEIRVRERLDAHRLVEDFMIAANVAAAKALEAKKSPVMYRVHEPPAREKLVALKEFLSTYDMNFALGQVITPATFNQLLERFEEPDERQRMMEQLLRTQTQAYYSPVNAGHFGLALGSYGHFTSPIRRYADLLVHRALVAAWDLEAPKPRDKAISPVTALSKEDGAAFPRTGEVISQAERRAMEAERETIDRYVAAYLAEHIGDVMQTRITGVQNFGFFAQVEGLGGDGLVPVSTLGDEYYRWDEKAQSLTGEESGTIFQSGMRIELRLVDANPLTGSLAFALPDAPQGGDYLPMGRTGRTRPGAKRGRGSSPPSGKEPPPAGLKRRGKHLVGKRGRPSNIRHQSR, translated from the coding sequence ATGCCCCGCAAGCTCAAGCCCGGCCTTCCCACGCGGGAGGACATTCTCCGATTTATCGAGAGCAGCCGTGAACCGGCGGGCAAGCGGGAGATTGCCAAGGCTTTTGCCATTCGCGGACCGGACAAGGTGCTGCTCAAGGCCTTATTGAAGGACATGGCGGACGAAGGTCTGATAGACATCGGACCCGGTCGCGCCTTCCACAAATATGGCGGCTTACCCAAGGTCACAGTGCTGCGCGTGGCGGATGCCGATGGCGGCAGCGTCTTTGCCGTACCCGAACGGTGGGAGGCCGATGGTCCGCCGCCCCGCGTCCGCGTGGTTGAGCGCGGCAAGCGTAGCGCCTTGGGCGTTGGCGACCGCATTCTCGCCCGTATCGAGGAAGCAGGGCAGGGCCATGTCGCCCACCCGATCCGCCGGCTCGAAAAGGTCGAGGAGGAGATCATCGGCGTGCTCGCCGCCGATACCGGCCCCGGCGGCAAGCCCATGCTCTGGCTGCGCTCGGTCGACAAGCGCAACCGCCGCGAATGGCCGGTGCATGAAGCGGGAGGCGCGCAGGCCGGGGACCTCGTCCTCGCCACATTGGGGGGCAAGGCCCCGCGCCAGAATGCCCGCGTTACCGAGCGCTTGGCTGATCCCTTCGCCCCGCGCGCGCTCAGCCTCATCGCCATCCACAAATATGGCCTGCCGCACATTTTCGGCGAAGAGGTGATCAGCGAGGCGGAGCGTGTCGCCAAACTGTCGCTGGAGGACCCGCGCCGCGAAGACCTGACGCATCTGCCGATCGTCGCGATCGATCCGCGCGACGCGCGCGACCATGACGATGCCATCTGGGCCGAACCGGATGCTGATCCGGTCAATGCCGGCGGCTATCGGGCAGTCGTCGCCATCGCCGATGTCAGCTTTTATGTTCGTCCGGGCGGCGCACTCGACAAGGAAGCGCGCAAGCGCGGCAACAGCGTCTATTTCCCCGATCAGGTCGTGCCGATGCTGCCGCATGTCCTTTCCTCAGGCGTCTGTTCGCTCAAGCAGGATCAGGATCGCGCCGCACTCGCTTGTCACCTGACGATCGACAAGAAAGGCAAGGTCACCGGCTGGCGCTTCTCCCGAGCCCGTGTCCGCCTCACCGCCAACATTGCCTATGAGGATGCACAGGCAATGATCGACCGTGGTGATGCGCCGCAACATCTGACACAACTTTGGGCCGCCTGGCGACTGCTTGCCAAAGCCCGTGCCACCCGCTCCCCCCTAGAACTCGACCTGCCCGAACGACAGGTGATGCTCGATGACAAGGGACGCATATCCGAGATCAGGGTGCGCGAGCGGCTCGATGCCCATCGACTGGTGGAAGATTTCATGATCGCCGCCAATGTCGCTGCTGCCAAGGCGCTGGAGGCAAAGAAATCGCCGGTTATGTACCGGGTCCATGAACCTCCAGCGCGTGAGAAGCTGGTGGCGCTCAAGGAATTCCTCTCGACCTATGACATGAACTTCGCGCTGGGACAGGTGATCACTCCCGCCACCTTCAACCAGCTGCTCGAACGCTTCGAGGAGCCTGACGAGCGGCAGCGGATGATGGAGCAACTGCTTCGTACCCAAACGCAGGCCTATTATTCCCCGGTCAACGCCGGCCACTTCGGCCTTGCCCTTGGCAGCTACGGCCATTTCACCAGCCCCATCCGCCGTTATGCCGATCTGCTCGTTCACAGGGCACTGGTCGCCGCCTGGGACCTTGAGGCGCCGAAGCCCAGGGACAAGGCCATTTCCCCTGTAACCGCCCTGTCAAAGGAGGATGGTGCCGCATTCCCGCGCACCGGTGAAGTCATCTCGCAGGCAGAGCGTCGTGCGATGGAGGCGGAACGCGAGACCATCGACCGTTATGTCGCGGCCTATCTCGCCGAGCACATCGGCGATGTCATGCAGACCCGCATCACTGGCGTTCAGAACTTCGGCTTCTTCGCCCAGGTAGAGGGGCTGGGCGGCGACGGGCTGGTCCCTGTTTCGACTCTCGGCGACGAATATTATCGCTGGGATGAAAAGGCACAAAGTCTGACCGGCGAAGAGAGCGGCACGATATTTCAGTCTGGAATGCGGATCGAATTGAGGCTGGTCGATGCCAATCCGCTGACCGGTAGCCTTGCCTTTGCTTTGCCCGATGCGCCACAGGGTGGTGACTATCTGCCAATGGGCCGTACCGGTCGGACCCGGCCCGGCGCCAAGCGGGGCAGGGGATCGTCCCCGCCCAGCGGCAAGGAACCGCCGCCGGCGGGCCTCAAGCGGCGCGGAAAG